Proteins encoded by one window of Rhodamnia argentea isolate NSW1041297 chromosome 6, ASM2092103v1, whole genome shotgun sequence:
- the LOC115734371 gene encoding SRSF protein kinase 2-like yields MSTRSRTSWRVTHTRTRRLVSNDGGTLHTPPSRSSPLTVAVLIICPISLICRQGKAPRNPNPQFSFLAATSPPSKPLSLSLSRSVHRQIKSDQIRNQSPIRVSSMAEDRGGDDVRSAASDCTSEDEGTEDYRKGGYHAVRVGDAFKNGCYVVQSKLGWGHFSTVWLAWDTQRSRYVALKVQKSAQHYTEAAMDEIKILRQIAEGDPDDKKCVVKLLDHFKHSGPNGQHVCMVFEYLGDNLLTLIKYSDYRGVPLHVVKELCFHILVGLDYLHRQLSVIHTDLKPENILLLSMIDPSKDPTKSGAPLILPTSKDEAAQVSSISKEAKNANGSLTKNQKKKSRRKAKKAAQGCASEEVCEEGDSKAFEPASSNNDEKESEDSVDRRSHDSLNKDDSAKSDGNKDTYKGNTHRRSRSRATRQKLLAEVDLKCKLVDFGNACWTYKQFTNDIQTRQYRCPEVILGCKYSTSADLWSFACICFELATGDVLFDPHSGKNFERDEDHFALMMELLGVIPRKIALGGRYSRDFFNRNGELRHIRRLRFWPLNKVLLEKYKFSEQDANDMADFLVPILDFMPEKRPTAARCLVHKWISGSPRVLQPSTAGNNVPFAEQNVSDERELKVEREAMEHGVGEIEVDGAPKQHVETRTSSVVTK; encoded by the exons ATGTCCACGCGCAGCCGCACATCATGGCGCGTGACGCACACCCGCACTCGCCGTCTCGTTTCCAACGATGGCGGTACCCTACACACACCCCCGTCAAGAAGCTCTCCCTTGACTGTTGCTGTCCTCATAATTTGCCCCATTTCTTTAATCTGCCGGCAAGGCAAGGCGCCGAGAAACCCTAACCCCCAATTCTCTTTCCTCGCCGCCACCAGTCCACCATccaaacccctctctctctctctctctcgctcggtTCATCGCCAAATCAAGTCGGACCAAATTCGAAATCAGTCGCCAATTAGGGTCTCATCAATGGCGGAGGACAGGGGCGGTGACGACGTGAGAAGCGCGGCGAGCGATTGCACGTCGGAGGACGAGGGGACGGAGGATTACAGGAAGGGAGGGTACCACGCGGTGCGCGTTGGCGACGCCTTCAAGAATGGATGCTACGTGGTGCAGAGCAAGCTTGGGTGGGGACACTTCTCCACCGTGTGGCTCGCTTGGGACACTCAGAGATCG CGTTATGTAGCTTTAAAAGTCCAAAAGAGTGCTCAGCATTACACAGAGGCTGCAATGGATGAGATAAAGATCCTCAGGCAGATAGCCGAGGGAGATCCCGATGACAAAAAGTGTGTGGTGAAGCTTTTGGATCACTTTAAGCACTCTGGGCCAAATGGACAGCATGTTTGTATGGTTTTCGAGTACCTGGGGGATAATCTTTTGACCCTTATCAAGTATAGTGATTACAGAGGGGTTCCTCTCCACGTGGTTAAAGAACTCTGTTTCCATATTTTAGTGGGTCTGGATTATTTACATCGACAGCTTTCTGTTATACACACCGATCTGAAGCCGGAGAACATCTTACTTTTGTCAATGATCGATCCATCTAAAGATCCCACAAAATCAGGTGCTCCACTTATTCTCCCAACAAGCAAGGATGAGGCAGCACAAGTGTCATCTATTTCCAAGGAGGCTAAGAACGCGAATGGGAGTTTAACCAagaaccaaaagaagaagagccGAAGAAAGGCAAAGAAGGCAGCTCAAGGCTGTGCGTCAGAGGAAGTTTGTGAGGAGGGAGATTCCAAAGCTTTTGAGCCAGCAAGTAGTAACAATGATGAAAAAGAATCTGAAGATTCTGTGGATAGGCGATCTCATGATTCTTTGAACAAGGATGATTCAGCTAAGAGTGATGGAAATAAGGATACCTACAAAGGAAATACACATCGTAGAAGTCGGAGTCGAGCCACAAGGCAGAAGCTCCTGGCAGAAGTTGATCTCAAATGTAAATTGGTTGATTTTGGAAATGCCTGTTGGACATATAAACAATTTACAAATGACATTCAGACGAGACAGTACAGGTGTCCAGAGGTTATCTTGGGTTGTAAATATTCAACTTCTGCGGATTTATGGTCCTTTGCTTGTATTTGCTTTGAGTTGGCCACTGGTGACGTCCTCTTTGATCCTCATAGCGGCAAAAATTTCGAGCGTGATGAG GACCATTTCGCACTCATGATGGAACTTCTTGGCGTGATTCCCCGTAAG ATTGCATTAGGTGGTCGATACTCTCGTGATTTCTTCAACAGAAACGGTGAGTTGAGACATATCCGCAGATTACGTTTCTGGCCTCTTAACAAGGTTCTCCTAGAAAAGTACAAATTCAGTGAGCAggatgcaaatgacatggctgACTTTCTTGTGCCCATACTTGACTTCATGCCTGAAAAGAGGCCTACAGCTGCCCGATGCCTAGTTCATAAATGGATTTCTGGGAGTCCTCGAGTTCTTCAGCCATCCACAGCTGGTAACAATGTCCCGTTTGCAGAACAAAATGTCTCAGATGAAAGGGAGCTGAAGGTTGAAAGGGAAGCAATGGAGCATGGCGTGGGGGAAATTGAAGTTGATGGAGCCCCCAAGCAACACGTGGAAACTCGAACTTCATCCGTCGTGACCAAATAG
- the LOC115734372 gene encoding GDSL esterase/lipase At5g22810-like produces the protein MGLSSLLGASCSLGVMMMMMTMTMLGVVVDGQPLVPSMFVFGDSVVDAGNNNHLYTIVKANFPPYGRDFIKHRPTGRFCNGKIAADFTAENIGFTSYPPAYLSEKARGKHLLIGANFASASSGYYDSTAKLYHTISLTEQLKYYKEYQNKIVKIAVKYKANVTAIISDGLYLVSAGSSDFAQNYYINPLLYEVYTPDQFSDLLMQSYSTFIQELYSLGARKIGVTTLPPLGCLPATITIFGNHSEGCVTKLNRDAVSFNSKLNATSQSLQSKLSGLILVVLDIYQPLYDIVQKPSDSGFAEARRACCGTGLVETSILCNPKSVGTCANASEYVFWDGFHPTEATNKILSDDLLAGGISLIF, from the exons ATGGGCTTATCCAGTCTTTTAGGTGCTTCATGCTCGCTCGGagtaatgatgatgatgatgacgatgacgatgctGGGCGTGGTGGTTGACGGGCAGCCTCTGGTGCCTTCAATGTTCGTGTTTGGGGACTCGGTGGTTGACGCGGGCAACAACAACCACCTCTACACCATCGTCAAGGCCAACTTCCCCCCTTACGGCCGGGACTTCATCAAGCACCGGCCCACGGGGAGGTTCTGCAATGGCAAGATCGCTGCTGACTTCACTG CTGAAAACATTGGGTTTACTTCTTACCCACCAGCCTATCTCAGCGAAAAGGCCAGGGGAAAGCACCTTCTAATTGGCGCTAATTTCGCTTCCGCTTCTTCTGGTTACTATGACTCCACAGCAAAACTATAt CACACGATTTCGTTGACCGAGCAGCTGAAGTACTACAAGGAGTACCAGAACAAGATCGTAAAGATCGCGGTGAAGTACAAAGCGAACGTCACAGCGATCATATCGGATGGACTCTACCTCGTCAGTGCCGGCAGCAGCGACTTTGCCCAGAACTATTACATCAACCCTCTTCTCTACGAAGTCTACACGCCTGACCAATTCTCGGACCTTCTCATGCAATCCTACTCCACTTTCATTCAg GAATTGTACTCATTAGGGGCGAGAAAGATTGGGGTGACCACGCTGCCGCCGCTCGGGTGTCTGCCGGCAACAATCACGATATTCGGCAACCACAGCGAGGGGTGCGTCACCAAGCTGAACAGGGACGCAGTCTCCTTCAACAGCAAGCTCAACGCCACTTCTCAGAGCTTGCAGAGCAAGCTCTCTGGCCTTATTCTGGTGGTCCTAGACATCTACCAGCCTCTCTACGACATCGTTCAAAAGCCCTCCGACAGCG GTTTTGCCGAGGCGAGGAGAGCGTGCTGCGGAACGGGCTTGGTAGAAACATCGATTCTGTGCAACCCAAAGTCGGTGGGCACGTGTGCCAATGCGTCGGAATACGTGTTTTGGGACGGTTTTCATCCAACAGAGGCGACCAACAAGATATTGTCCGATGATCTGCTCGCTGGTGGCATCTCCCTCATCTTCTAG
- the LOC115734435 gene encoding putrescine hydroxycinnamoyltransferase 3-like — translation MKVKIESSRIIKPCYDGPPPSTTTCIPLSPFDNTNYDGQIAVIYAYRPPTPPNLTVKLGLQKVLSAYREWAGRLGKNEEGDPVIVLNDKGVRFVEASVDDPVDESMPSKPSPVLLTLHPPLKGVEELVQVQLTRFSCGSLVVGFSAHHRVADGHATSNFLVAWGKACRGLEMGPLPTHDRTIFVPRDPPKSDFQHKGAEYTSKKPNESDDDFDDSILAEEVVIDKVHFTTDFLAKLKSSASLSLNEDIRSIARSNGPTQPNKMYTTFECLVAHLWRGITRARALSGSETTQVRIAVDGRMRLNPRVPNNYFGNLVLWAFPEAKVKDLLNEPTSYATKVIHEAVSKVDDRYFKSFIDFASHALKGEDLHPTQNINPSPADLEVDSWLRFPFYDLDFGCGSPYLFMPFYFPTEGIILLSPSFKGDGSIDAFIPLHKDHLERFKDSCYTL, via the coding sequence ATGAAGGTCAAGATAGAGAGCTCAAGGATCATCAAACCTTGTTATGATGGTCCTCCTCCGTCGACCACCACCTGCATTCCTCTTAGCCCTTTCGATAACACGAACTATGATGGCCAAATAGCGGTTATCTACGCCTATCGTCCCCCGACACCTCCCAACCTCACCGTCAAACTAGGGTTGCAAAAGGTTTTGTCGGCGTACAGAGAGTGGGCGGGAAGGTTGGGTAAGAACGAGGAAGGCGATCCGGTCATTGTCTTGAATGACAAAGGGGTTCGGTTCGTCGAGGCATCTGTCGATGATCCCGTCGACGAATCGATGCCCTCTAAGCCGTCGCCCGTTTTACTGACTCTTCACCCGCCCCTGAAGGGCGTGGAGGAGTTGGTCCAAGTTCAGCTTACCAGGTTCAGTTGTGGCTCGCTCGTGGTCGGGTTCAGCGCTCACCACCGCGTAGCCGACGGTCACGCCACTAGCAACTTCTTGGTTGCATGGGGAAAGGCTTGCCGAGGACTCGAGATGGGACCGCTTCCGACGCATGACCGAACCATATTCGTTCCTCGAGATCCGCCAAAGTCCGATTTCCAGCACAAGGGGGCGGAGTACACAAGCAAGAAGCCAAACGAGAGCGATGATGATTTTGATGACAGCATTCTCGCCGAAGAAGTTGTGATTGACAAAGTCCATTTTACGACGGATTTTCTTGCCAAGCTCAAATCTAGCGCTTCTTTGTCCCTTAATGAGGATATAAGAAGTATCGCACGTTCGAATGGCCCAACACAGCCCAACAAAATGTATACCACGTTCGAGTGCCTGGTTGCTCATCTATGGAGAGGCATAACTCGGGCTCGTGCATTGAGTGGTTCCGAGACGACTCAGGTGAGAATCGCCGTAGACGGCCGAATGAGGCTGAACCCCAGAGTACCAAACAATTATTTCGGCAACTTGGTCCTTTGGGCTTTCCCGGAGGCTAAGGTCAAGGATCTCTTGAACGAGCCGACGTCGTACGCGACGAAGGTCATCCACGAGGCCGTTTCCAAGGTGGACGACCGTTACTTCAAGTCGTTCATCGACTTCGCAAGCCATGCGTTGAAGGGGGAAGATCTCCATCCCACGCAGAACATAAACCCGTCCCCGGCCGATCTGGAGGTGGATAGCTGGCTGCGATTTCCGTTCTACGACCTGGATTTCGGCTGCGGGAGCCCTTACCTGTTCATGCCCTTTTACTTCCCGACGGAGGGAATCATActtctttccccttcttttaAGGGCGATGGAAGCATAGATGCGTTCATACCACTTCACAAAGATCACCTGGAGAGGTTTAAAGATAGCTGCTATACCCTCTAA